The following nucleotide sequence is from Nocardioides daedukensis.
TGCCCACTCGGTCGAGCACGTCCTCACGCGTCCACCCGGTCTTCTGGGTGATCAGCGTGGCTTCGTACTCGTTGGAGAACAGGATGTGCGCGCCGTCGATGAGCTGACGGATCAGCGGTCCCTCACCGAAGGCGAGCTGCTGGGACGGGTCGGCGACGAAGCGGTAGCCACGCTTGCGGCACTCGTCGGTGTGGCGCAGCATGCCCTCCGGGTCGTCCGGGCCCACCAGCACGTAGTCGGGCTCGCCGACGCGGTCCACGATCGGCTTGAGCTCGATCTCGCGCGACTCGCTCATCGCGCCGGCATAGAACGACGCGATCTGGGCGTGCGCGGCGTCGTTGGTGCACACGAAGCGCGCCGTGTGCCTGGTCTCGGAGACGTGCACCGAGTCGCAGTCGACGTTGTGGCGCTCCAGCCAGGAGCGGTAGTCGGCGAAGTCCTCGCCCACTGCTCCGACGAGGACCGGGGAGAGCCCCAGGTTGCCGAGCCCGAAGCAGATGTTGGCGGCGCAACCTCCGCGGCGTACCTCGAGGTCTTCGACCAGGAACGAGACGCTCAACTTGTCCAGCTGGTCGACGACCAGGGAGTCGGAGAACTTGCCCGGGAAGGTCATCAGGTGGTCTGTGGCGATGGAGCCCGCAATCAGCAGTGACATGTTGCCGAACACTACCGGTCGGTACCCGTTGGTCTACCCCGAAGTAACGAATAGCGTCGATTTCATGAGCCAGATCGCGAGCGTCCGACTCCCCTACGACGACCCTGCAACGCCTCGGGAGATGGCGATCGACTGCCACGCCGTGGGCGAGCACCTGCACATCCCGCAGACTCGACGCCCCTCCCCCGTGACCCCGCGTGCCGAGCACCCGGCAACCCGATGGGACGTGCCCACCGCGACGGCGAGCTTCGCCGGCGCGCTGCACCTGCACCTCAACTGACTCCACGCCCGACTTCGCGTCGGGCGTGGCCCCAGCTTGCCGGCGTGGCCCGCTCTGCGGGCCTCATCCCTCCCCTCGAGCTCCTCTCCCTGAGCGCGCCGGCAGAGACGACGAAGCCCCCACCTTCTCGGTGGGGGCTTCGTCTGTGTGGCTGAAGATTCAGCGGCGCTGAAGGCTCAGCGGCGGGGACTCAGTGGAAGGAGTCGCCGC
It contains:
- a CDS encoding carbohydrate kinase family protein, with protein sequence MSLLIAGSIATDHLMTFPGKFSDSLVVDQLDKLSVSFLVEDLEVRRGGCAANICFGLGNLGLSPVLVGAVGEDFADYRSWLERHNVDCDSVHVSETRHTARFVCTNDAAHAQIASFYAGAMSESREIELKPIVDRVGEPDYVLVGPDDPEGMLRHTDECRKRGYRFVADPSQQLAFGEGPLIRQLIDGAHILFSNEYEATLITQKTGWTREDVLDRVGTWVVTLGADGVRIDRKGEESIVVEAVPEIEKVEPTGVGDAFRAGFLAALTWDLDMERAAQLGCLLAVHVVEQVGTQEYTLSRADFLKRLEDTYGAQAVKDIEPNLKTIRS